In Dioscorea cayenensis subsp. rotundata cultivar TDr96_F1 chromosome 9, TDr96_F1_v2_PseudoChromosome.rev07_lg8_w22 25.fasta, whole genome shotgun sequence, a genomic segment contains:
- the LOC120269230 gene encoding sphinganine C4-monooxygenase 2-like: protein MEISEEMLSTLIPPVVYWVFSGIYGLLAIYLNKYRLHPKGEEEEKNSVSKITVIKGILIQQAMQVVIIYMATKVRSNEGPAAAKEQQPSLPVMAVQWMIAMIVLDTWQYFIHRYIHINRFLYKHVHAVHHAQIVPYVYGALYGHPFESFMDIIGGALAYLISGMTTRTSIYFFSFSVIKTLDIHSGLCIPWNPLQAFFFNDCAFHDTHHQLKGHRYNFSQPFFISWDKILGTYMPYTVEKRTDGGLELKLLKDA from the exons ATGGAGATATCTGAAGAGATGTTAAGCACACTCATTCCACCTGtggtgtattgggtgttctcaGGGATATATGGATTGCTAGCAATATATCTCAACAAGTACAGATTACACCCAAAAGGtgaggaagaagagaaaaactCTGTATCAAAGATAACAGTTATCAAGGGCATTTTGATCCAACAAGCCATGCAAGTAGTCATAATCTACATGGCCACAAAG GTTAGGTCTAATGAAGGACCAGCAGCAGCAAAGGAACAACAACCCTCCCTACCAGTGATGGCAGTGCAATGGATGATTGCCATGATAGTCTTAGACACGTGGCAGTACTTTATTCACAGATACATTCATATAAACAGGTTCTTGTACAAACATGTCCATGCAGTACACCATGCTCAAATAGTGCCCTACGTATATGGAGCTCTCTATGGGCATCCATTTGAGTCCTTTATGGATATCATTGGTGGTGCTTTGGCATACTTAATCTCTGGGATGACCACTAGAACCAGCATCtacttcttctctttttccgtCATCAAAACTTTGGACATACACTCTGGGTTATGTATCCCTTGGAATCCCTTACAAGCTTTCTTCTTTAATGATTGTGCTTTTCATGACACTCACCATCAACTCAAGGGTCACAGGTATAACTTCTCTCAGCCTTTCTTCATCTCATGGGATAAGATCCTTGGGACTTACATGCCATACACTGTTGAGAAGAGGACAGATGGAGGCCTTGAATTAAAGCTTCTCAAGGATGCTTAG